The following proteins come from a genomic window of Nocardioides albertanoniae:
- the ruvC gene encoding crossover junction endodeoxyribonuclease RuvC: MRVLGIDPGLTRCGMGVVDGSLGRPLSMVDVGVIRTSADLPVWDRLVSIEKGIDAWIEEHRPEAVAIERIFARSNVSTIMGTAQASGLAMVCAARRGLPVALHTPSEVKAAVSGNGRADKAQVTAMVTRILRLPTAPKPADAADALALAITHQWRGGANNRIEAAVAAAAQQPRRRITR, encoded by the coding sequence ATGCGGGTGCTTGGGATCGACCCCGGCCTGACCCGGTGCGGGATGGGCGTGGTCGACGGATCGCTCGGCCGGCCGCTGTCGATGGTCGACGTCGGCGTGATCCGCACCTCGGCAGACCTGCCCGTCTGGGACCGCCTGGTGAGCATCGAGAAGGGCATCGACGCCTGGATCGAGGAGCACCGGCCCGAGGCGGTGGCGATCGAGCGCATCTTCGCGCGCTCCAACGTGTCCACGATCATGGGCACCGCCCAGGCCAGCGGCCTGGCGATGGTCTGCGCCGCCCGCCGCGGGCTCCCGGTCGCGCTGCACACTCCCTCCGAGGTCAAGGCGGCGGTCTCCGGCAACGGTCGGGCCGACAAGGCCCAGGTGACCGCCATGGTGACCCGCATCCTGCGGCTGCCCACTGCGCCGAAGCCTGCCGACGCGGCCGACGCGCTGGCGCTGGCGATCACCCACCAGTGGCGTGGCGGGGCCAACAACCGCATCGAGGCCGCGGTGGCCGCGGCCGCTCAGCAACCGAGAAGAAGGATCACCCGATGA
- the ruvA gene encoding Holliday junction branch migration protein RuvA, whose amino-acid sequence MIASVRGTVSAVSLSTAVVEVGGIGIEMLCTPNTLATLRPGEEAHLPTSLVVREDSLTLFGFTDTDERTLFELLQTASGVGPKLAQAMLAVLSPDGIRLAISSEDTKTLTKVPGIGQKGAQRVILELKDRVGAPAGTAAAPAPTAASAPWRDQVSEALVGLGYSAKDADKAVTAIEPEAGDQANISLLLRAALRTLSKA is encoded by the coding sequence ATGATCGCGTCCGTGCGCGGCACCGTCTCCGCCGTCAGCCTCTCCACCGCCGTCGTGGAGGTCGGTGGCATCGGCATCGAGATGCTCTGCACCCCCAACACGCTGGCCACGCTGCGCCCCGGCGAGGAGGCACACCTGCCGACCAGCCTGGTGGTGCGCGAAGACTCGCTGACCCTGTTCGGTTTCACCGACACCGACGAGCGCACCCTCTTCGAGCTCCTCCAGACCGCCTCCGGGGTCGGCCCGAAGCTCGCCCAGGCGATGCTCGCGGTGCTCTCGCCCGACGGCATCCGCCTGGCCATCTCGAGCGAAGACACCAAGACCCTCACCAAGGTGCCCGGCATCGGCCAGAAGGGCGCCCAGCGAGTCATCCTCGAGCTCAAGGACAGGGTCGGCGCGCCCGCCGGCACCGCCGCCGCGCCGGCGCCGACCGCGGCGTCTGCCCCCTGGCGCGACCAGGTCAGCGAGGCTCTGGTCGGGCTGGGCTACAGCGCGAAGGACGCCGACAAGGCGGTCACCGCGATCGAGCCCGAGGCCGGCGACCAGGCCAACATCTCGTTGCTGCTCCGCGCCGCGCTCCGCACCCTCTCGAAGGCGTAG
- the ruvB gene encoding Holliday junction branch migration DNA helicase RuvB yields MHEDDLDRAEDDYFASLTLAEADGDDRAVEAALRPKTLDELIGQQRVREQLSLVLEAARRRERAPDHVLLSGPPGLGKTTLAMIIAAEMSAPLRITSGPAITHAGDLAAILSGLNEGEVLFVDEIHRMSRPAEEMLYLAMEDFRVDVVIGKGPGATAIPIDLPPFTLVGATTRAGLLPGPLRDRFGFTGHLGLYEPEDLELIVRRSAGLLEVTLQDDGAAEIAGRSRGTPRIANRLLRRVRDYAQVKADGTVTQEIAAKALDLYEVDALGLDRLDLAVLDALCRRFGGGPVGISTLAVAVGEERETVEEVAEPFLVRSGFLARTPRGRVATPAAWGHLGLPVPASAEAAAWSADSLWDEP; encoded by the coding sequence ATGCACGAGGACGACCTGGACCGGGCCGAGGACGACTACTTCGCATCCCTCACGCTTGCCGAGGCCGACGGTGACGACCGCGCCGTCGAGGCGGCGCTGCGCCCCAAGACGCTCGACGAGCTGATCGGCCAGCAACGTGTGCGCGAGCAGCTCAGTCTCGTCCTGGAGGCGGCCCGCCGACGCGAGCGGGCCCCCGACCACGTGCTCCTCTCCGGGCCTCCGGGGCTGGGCAAGACCACCCTCGCGATGATCATCGCTGCCGAGATGTCGGCCCCGCTGCGGATCACCTCCGGCCCGGCCATCACCCATGCCGGCGACCTGGCCGCGATCCTGAGCGGCCTCAACGAGGGCGAGGTGCTCTTCGTCGACGAGATCCACCGGATGAGTCGCCCCGCCGAGGAGATGCTCTATCTGGCGATGGAGGACTTCCGCGTCGACGTGGTCATCGGCAAGGGCCCCGGTGCGACCGCCATCCCGATCGACCTGCCGCCGTTCACGCTCGTCGGTGCCACGACCCGGGCCGGCCTGCTCCCCGGGCCGCTGCGCGACAGGTTCGGCTTCACCGGCCACCTCGGGCTCTACGAGCCCGAGGATCTCGAGCTGATCGTGCGCCGTTCCGCCGGCCTGCTCGAGGTCACCCTCCAAGACGACGGCGCCGCCGAGATCGCCGGCCGCTCCCGCGGCACACCACGCATCGCCAACCGGCTGCTGCGCCGCGTACGCGACTATGCGCAGGTCAAGGCCGACGGCACCGTCACCCAGGAGATCGCCGCGAAGGCGCTCGACCTCTACGAGGTCGACGCGCTGGGCCTGGACCGCCTCGATCTCGCCGTCCTCGACGCCCTGTGCCGCAGGTTCGGCGGCGGCCCGGTCGGCATCTCCACCCTCGCTGTCGCGGTGGGGGAGGAGCGCGAGACGGTCGAGGAGGTCGCCGAGCCGTTCCTGGTCCGTTCCGGCTTCCTGGCCCGTACGCCGCGGGGCCGTGTCGCGACCCCGGCCGCCTGGGGTCACCTGGGGCTGCCGGTGCCGGCCAGTGCCGAGGCCGCGGCCTGGTCGGCCGACTCGCTCTGGGATGAGCCCTGA
- the yajC gene encoding preprotein translocase subunit YajC codes for MEFLPFIVIIVLFYFLLIRPQQKRAKQARELQLNLQPGDKVMLTAGVFGTVTEVEETTTNIKVEIADGVVIQVVRQAVAQKVDVVPADEIDEADETEETDEASDDAVEAPAEKTSADADNVIVDLDKKD; via the coding sequence GTGGAATTCCTGCCTTTTATCGTCATCATCGTCCTGTTCTACTTCCTGCTGATCAGGCCTCAGCAGAAGCGTGCGAAGCAGGCCCGTGAGCTGCAGCTCAACCTCCAGCCGGGTGACAAGGTGATGTTGACCGCTGGCGTCTTCGGCACCGTGACCGAGGTCGAGGAGACTACGACCAACATCAAGGTCGAGATCGCCGACGGCGTCGTGATCCAGGTCGTGCGTCAGGCGGTCGCCCAGAAGGTCGACGTCGTGCCCGCCGACGAGATCGACGAGGCCGACGAGACCGAGGAGACCGACGAGGCGAGCGACGACGCCGTCGAGGCCCCGGCCGAGAAGACCTCCGCGGATGCCGACAACGTCATCGTGGACCTCGACAAGAAGGACTGA
- the secD gene encoding protein translocase subunit SecD → MARKTARPGRTLALLFLAIAIMFGGIAFAGTWKPELGLDLRGGTEISMTAKNSEGGSVPKESLDEAKSIIDQRVNGSGITGGRVTTEGNDVIKVSIPGTGKVQQETAERVRQTAKLRFRLVACSPQKPCGGGAGGNDPGSMIQQDPTGGAAPGTSPRAPFAGEKASPSEGESASGDASSKPSASADADAEKKSDNATVKVDDAVKFMRQPPTEWATKYSSFSCPAPGSDPIEDVPGQPLLTCDDQGAPYLLTPAVIEGTEIKEASYGIPQQQANYVVTLDFKSDGNKTFAETTGAIAGSGEQFAIVLDGKVISAPTADSRISGGAQISGDFTQKTSAALANNLKYGSLPLDFPEEGIQTRVIGPSLAGNQLTAGLWAGLIGLILVVVFSVLYYRAMSIVVIGSLAVAGAATYGMVLLLSETAGVTLDLPGVAGLIVGIGITADSFIILYERMRDDMREGRSMRVAVDTAWVRARNTCLASDAVSFLAAFVLYVFATNEVKGFAFMLGLTTIIDVLAFFWFTYPMTKLMARWGFFNKGHVLSGMDQRAIGTVDDARPGTTTLVGGKA, encoded by the coding sequence ATGGCACGCAAGACAGCGCGCCCCGGCCGGACCCTGGCTCTGCTCTTCCTCGCGATCGCGATCATGTTCGGTGGCATCGCGTTCGCCGGCACCTGGAAGCCAGAGCTGGGCCTGGACCTGCGCGGCGGCACCGAGATCTCGATGACCGCGAAGAACTCCGAGGGCGGTTCGGTCCCGAAGGAGAGCCTCGACGAGGCGAAGTCGATCATCGACCAGCGCGTCAACGGCAGCGGCATCACCGGTGGTCGGGTGACCACCGAGGGCAACGACGTCATCAAGGTCTCCATCCCCGGCACCGGCAAGGTGCAGCAGGAGACCGCCGAGCGCGTTCGTCAGACCGCGAAGCTCCGCTTCCGTCTGGTCGCCTGCAGCCCGCAGAAGCCCTGTGGCGGCGGCGCGGGCGGCAACGACCCCGGCTCGATGATCCAGCAGGACCCCACCGGTGGCGCCGCCCCCGGCACCTCCCCGCGTGCGCCGTTCGCCGGCGAGAAGGCCTCGCCCAGCGAGGGCGAGTCGGCCTCCGGCGACGCGTCGTCGAAGCCGAGCGCCTCGGCCGACGCCGACGCGGAGAAGAAGAGCGACAACGCCACCGTCAAGGTCGACGACGCGGTCAAGTTCATGCGCCAGCCGCCGACGGAGTGGGCGACGAAGTACAGCAGCTTCTCCTGCCCCGCGCCCGGTTCCGACCCGATCGAGGACGTCCCCGGTCAGCCGCTGCTGACCTGTGACGACCAGGGCGCGCCCTACCTGCTGACCCCGGCGGTCATCGAAGGCACCGAGATCAAGGAAGCCTCCTACGGCATCCCGCAGCAGCAGGCCAACTACGTGGTCACCCTCGACTTCAAGTCCGACGGCAACAAGACCTTCGCCGAGACCACCGGCGCGATCGCCGGCTCCGGTGAGCAGTTCGCGATCGTCCTCGACGGCAAGGTCATCTCCGCCCCGACCGCCGACTCGCGGATCAGCGGTGGCGCCCAGATCAGCGGTGACTTCACCCAGAAGACCTCGGCCGCGCTCGCCAACAACCTCAAGTACGGCTCGCTGCCGCTCGACTTCCCCGAGGAAGGCATCCAGACCCGGGTCATCGGCCCGAGCCTCGCCGGCAACCAGCTCACCGCCGGACTCTGGGCGGGCCTGATCGGCCTGATCCTCGTGGTGGTCTTCTCGGTCCTCTACTACCGCGCGATGAGCATCGTGGTGATCGGGTCGCTGGCCGTGGCGGGTGCTGCGACGTACGGGATGGTCCTGCTGCTCAGCGAGACCGCCGGCGTCACCTTGGACCTGCCAGGTGTGGCCGGTCTGATCGTCGGTATCGGTATCACCGCCGACTCCTTCATCATCCTCTACGAGAGGATGCGTGACGACATGCGTGAGGGTCGCTCGATGCGGGTGGCCGTCGACACGGCCTGGGTCCGGGCGCGCAACACCTGTCTGGCCTCCGACGCCGTCTCGTTCCTGGCCGCGTTCGTGCTCTACGTCTTCGCGACCAACGAGGTCAAGGGCTTCGCGTTCATGCTCGGCCTGACCACGATCATCGACGTGCTGGCCTTCTTCTGGTTCACCTACCCGATGACCAAGCTGATGGCCCGCTGGGGCTTCTTCAACAAGGGTCACGTGCTCTCCGGTATGGACCAGCGCGCCATCGGCACCGTCGACGACGCCCGTCCGGGCACCACCACTCTGGTCGGAGGCAAGGCCTGA
- the secF gene encoding protein translocase subunit SecF, with amino-acid sequence MSKMSISRLGKELYTGEKSFDFVGRRMLWYAISAVVLVAVVLGVSLQGINLGIDFTGGTRYTVSVEKADQKMADELRTAVGDTSVEAADGATVRTSGPRSIVIETKAVGNGSEGDADIMGAITKTADVAEDDVSRTGIGPSWGERVASKAGLALGIFLVGVILFIWIYFREWKMSVAAVAALLHDVVITVGVYAIVGFEVTPATVTGFLTILGYSLYDTVVVFDKVKENTRNLSRTKKTYAAAANLAVNQTLVRSINTSIIGLLPVVAILYVSTVQLGTSALKDISLVLFVGMAVGTYSSIFIATPLLVHLKSGEKAVVDAEKRAAARMKEADKYATVPVFDEGMAVSDAEEPDELRESDSDDLHEAGVSRGTGAVSNNAAMGKGRNTPAQQREVSDSGASGRPQPKRQSRSKRK; translated from the coding sequence ATGAGCAAGATGTCCATCTCCCGGCTCGGCAAGGAGCTCTACACCGGCGAGAAGTCGTTCGACTTCGTCGGCCGCCGGATGCTCTGGTACGCCATCTCGGCCGTCGTTCTCGTCGCCGTCGTCCTCGGCGTCTCCCTCCAGGGCATCAACCTCGGCATCGACTTCACCGGCGGCACGCGTTACACCGTCTCGGTCGAGAAGGCCGACCAGAAGATGGCCGACGAGCTGCGCACGGCCGTGGGTGACACCTCGGTCGAGGCCGCCGACGGCGCCACGGTGCGCACGTCCGGACCCAGGTCGATCGTGATCGAGACCAAGGCGGTCGGCAACGGCTCCGAGGGCGACGCCGACATCATGGGCGCGATCACCAAGACCGCCGACGTGGCCGAGGACGACGTCAGCCGCACCGGCATCGGCCCGAGCTGGGGTGAGCGGGTCGCCTCGAAGGCGGGCCTGGCCCTCGGTATCTTCCTGGTCGGCGTGATCCTCTTCATCTGGATCTACTTCCGAGAGTGGAAGATGTCGGTCGCGGCCGTCGCCGCGCTGCTCCACGACGTGGTCATCACCGTCGGTGTCTATGCGATCGTCGGGTTCGAGGTCACGCCGGCGACCGTCACCGGCTTCCTGACCATCCTCGGCTATTCGCTCTACGACACGGTGGTCGTCTTCGACAAGGTCAAGGAGAACACCCGCAACCTCTCCCGCACCAAGAAGACCTACGCCGCCGCGGCCAACCTGGCGGTCAACCAGACCCTGGTGCGCTCGATCAACACCTCGATCATCGGTCTGCTGCCGGTCGTCGCGATCCTCTACGTGAGCACGGTCCAGCTCGGCACGTCCGCGCTGAAGGACATCTCGCTGGTGCTCTTCGTCGGTATGGCCGTCGGCACCTACTCCTCGATCTTCATCGCCACGCCGCTGCTGGTGCACCTCAAGTCGGGCGAGAAGGCGGTCGTCGACGCCGAGAAGCGTGCCGCGGCGCGGATGAAGGAAGCCGACAAGTACGCGACTGTGCCGGTCTTCGACGAGGGCATGGCTGTCTCCGACGCGGAGGAGCCGGACGAGCTCCGCGAGAGCGACTCCGACGACCTGCACGAGGCAGGCGTGAGCCGCGGCACGGGCGCGGTCTCCAACAACGCCGCGATGGGCAAAGGTCGCAACACCCCGGCCCAGCAGCGGGAGGTCTCCGACAGCGGAGCCTCGGGTCGCCCGCAACCGAAGCGTCAGTCGAGGTCGAAGCGCAAGTGA
- a CDS encoding adenine phosphoribosyltransferase, whose protein sequence is MPATDPHSGARSLEETLERLVADVPDFPEPGVGFKDITPLLADPEGFAQVVAALATPGRDADGAVAVTKVLGMESRGFILGAPAALHLGVGFVPVRKAGKLPRETHAVAYSLEYGEATLEIHTDAVAPGERVLVIDDVLATGGTAAATIELVERCGGIVVGVSVLLELAFLDPRAKLPNTPVHTLLTN, encoded by the coding sequence GTGCCCGCGACCGATCCGCACAGCGGCGCCCGGTCGCTCGAGGAGACTCTCGAGCGGCTGGTCGCCGACGTGCCCGACTTCCCCGAGCCCGGCGTCGGGTTCAAGGACATCACCCCGCTGCTGGCCGACCCCGAGGGCTTCGCCCAGGTGGTCGCGGCGCTCGCGACACCGGGGCGTGACGCCGACGGCGCCGTGGCGGTGACCAAGGTGCTCGGCATGGAGTCGCGAGGCTTCATCCTCGGTGCTCCGGCTGCCCTCCACCTCGGCGTCGGGTTCGTGCCGGTGCGCAAGGCCGGCAAGCTGCCGCGTGAGACCCACGCGGTCGCCTACTCGCTCGAATACGGCGAGGCGACCCTCGAGATCCACACCGACGCGGTCGCGCCGGGGGAGCGGGTGCTGGTCATCGACGACGTGCTCGCCACCGGTGGCACCGCAGCGGCGACCATCGAGCTCGTCGAGCGTTGCGGCGGCATCGTCGTGGGTGTCTCGGTGCTGCTCGAGCTCGCCTTCCTCGACCCGCGTGCGAAGCTGCCGAACACTCCGGTCCATACGCTGCTGACCAACTGA
- a CDS encoding RelA/SpoT family protein, with protein sequence MAEDRIVAQPRAHNIEARESSGPAPSGRSVRARLARIGGRGAPGNPVLEPLFRAVRSNHPKADLSLLERAYVTAERLHGTQMRKSGDPYITHPLAVTTILAELGMTEPTLVAALLHDTVEDTPYTLKELTRDFGEEVAHLVDGVTKLDKVIYGDSAQAETIRKMVVAMSRDIRVLVIKLADRLHNMRTLRYVPQKSQERSARETLDIYAPLAHRLGMNTIKFELEDLAFATLYPKMYDELVRLVADRNPSREKFLAQVIDQVERDLHEARIKATVTGRPKHYYSIYQKMIVGGKDFSDINDLVGIRILVEDERDCYSVLGILHSRWNPVLGRFKDYIAMPKFNMYQSLHTTVIGPQGKPVELQIRTFAMHRRAEFGVAAHWKYKEEGRAGVDTDRPMDNDMNWVKQLMDWQSEVNDPGEFLESLRFEMKRTEVYVFTPKGDVIALPADATPVDFAYAVHTEVGNKTIGARVNGRLVPLESTLESGDVVEVFTSKAQNAGPSKDWGSFVKSNRAKAKIRQWHTRERRDEAIEKGQDAIARLMRKEGLPLKRLMSRESLMQAADHFDLADVEALYAAVGESHLSAQAVVRRVIEDHGGDDGAAEDLAEAINVGRKRHGKVSSAGSDAGVVVKGSPDVWVKLAKCCTPVPGDEILGFVTKGGGVSVHRTDCTNATELRAHPERLLEVQWGSTSNSVFLVNIQVEALDRARLLSDITMALSDAHVNILSAQLTTTRDRVAKSRFSFEMADSKHLDSVLKQVRTVPGVFDAYRITQ encoded by the coding sequence ATGGCAGAGGATCGCATCGTCGCGCAGCCTCGTGCGCACAACATCGAGGCCCGGGAGAGCAGCGGACCCGCACCGTCGGGCCGCAGCGTACGCGCGCGACTGGCGAGGATCGGCGGCCGCGGAGCCCCGGGCAACCCTGTGCTGGAGCCGTTGTTCCGGGCGGTGCGGTCCAACCACCCCAAGGCCGATCTTTCCCTGCTCGAGCGTGCCTACGTCACCGCCGAGCGTCTTCACGGCACCCAGATGCGCAAGAGCGGTGACCCCTACATCACCCACCCGCTGGCGGTGACCACGATTCTTGCCGAGCTCGGCATGACCGAGCCGACCCTGGTCGCGGCGCTGCTCCACGACACCGTCGAAGACACGCCCTACACGCTCAAGGAGCTCACCCGCGACTTCGGTGAGGAGGTCGCCCACCTCGTCGACGGCGTCACCAAGCTCGACAAGGTCATCTACGGCGACTCCGCCCAGGCCGAGACGATCCGCAAGATGGTCGTGGCGATGTCGCGCGATATCCGGGTGCTGGTGATCAAGCTCGCCGACCGCCTGCACAACATGCGTACGCTGCGCTACGTCCCGCAGAAGAGCCAGGAGCGCAGCGCGCGCGAGACGCTCGACATCTATGCGCCGCTGGCCCACCGGCTCGGCATGAACACGATCAAGTTCGAGCTCGAGGATCTCGCCTTCGCGACCCTCTACCCGAAGATGTACGACGAGCTCGTCCGCCTCGTCGCCGACCGCAACCCGTCGCGGGAGAAGTTCCTGGCCCAGGTCATCGACCAGGTCGAGCGCGACCTGCACGAGGCCCGGATCAAGGCGACCGTCACCGGACGACCGAAGCACTACTACTCGATCTACCAGAAGATGATCGTCGGAGGTAAGGACTTCTCCGACATCAACGACCTGGTCGGCATCCGCATCCTCGTCGAGGACGAGCGCGACTGCTACTCCGTCCTCGGCATCCTGCACTCGCGGTGGAACCCCGTCCTGGGGCGTTTCAAGGACTACATCGCGATGCCGAAGTTCAACATGTACCAGTCGCTGCACACCACGGTCATCGGTCCTCAGGGCAAGCCGGTCGAACTGCAGATCCGCACCTTCGCGATGCACCGTCGCGCCGAGTTCGGTGTCGCCGCTCACTGGAAGTACAAGGAAGAGGGCCGCGCCGGTGTCGACACCGACCGGCCGATGGACAACGACATGAACTGGGTCAAGCAGCTCATGGACTGGCAGTCGGAGGTCAACGACCCCGGCGAGTTCCTGGAGTCGCTGCGCTTCGAGATGAAGCGCACCGAGGTCTATGTCTTCACCCCCAAGGGCGACGTGATCGCGCTGCCCGCCGACGCGACGCCGGTCGACTTCGCCTACGCCGTCCACACCGAGGTCGGCAACAAGACCATCGGCGCCCGGGTCAACGGCCGGCTGGTGCCGCTGGAGTCGACGCTCGAGAGCGGCGACGTCGTCGAGGTCTTCACCTCGAAGGCGCAGAACGCCGGCCCGTCGAAGGACTGGGGCTCCTTCGTCAAGTCCAACCGGGCCAAGGCGAAGATCCGCCAGTGGCACACCCGTGAGCGCCGTGACGAGGCGATCGAGAAGGGCCAGGACGCGATCGCCCGGCTCATGCGCAAGGAGGGCCTGCCCCTCAAGCGGCTGATGTCGCGTGAGTCGCTCATGCAGGCCGCCGACCACTTCGACCTCGCCGACGTCGAGGCGCTCTACGCCGCCGTCGGCGAGAGCCATCTCTCCGCGCAGGCGGTCGTACGCCGCGTCATCGAGGACCATGGCGGCGACGACGGTGCCGCCGAGGATCTCGCCGAGGCCATCAACGTCGGCCGCAAGCGTCACGGCAAGGTCTCTTCGGCCGGGTCCGACGCCGGCGTCGTGGTCAAGGGTTCTCCCGATGTCTGGGTCAAGCTCGCCAAGTGCTGTACCCCGGTGCCCGGCGACGAGATCCTGGGCTTCGTCACCAAGGGCGGGGGAGTCTCGGTCCACCGCACCGACTGCACCAACGCCACCGAGCTGCGCGCTCACCCCGAGCGCCTCCTCGAGGTGCAGTGGGGCTCCACCTCCAACTCCGTCTTCCTGGTCAACATCCAGGTCGAGGCGCTCGACCGTGCGCGGCTGCTCTCCGACATCACGATGGCCCTCTCCGACGCCCACGTGAACATCCTCAGCGCCCAGCTCACCACCACCCGCGACCGCGTCGCGAAGTCCCGCTTCTCCTTCGAGATGGCCGACTCCAAGCACCTCGACTCCGTCCTGAAACAGGTACGCACCGTCCCCGGTGTCTTCGACGCCTACCGCATCACCCAGTAG